In Macadamia integrifolia cultivar HAES 741 chromosome 12, SCU_Mint_v3, whole genome shotgun sequence, the following are encoded in one genomic region:
- the LOC122058292 gene encoding FCS-Like Zinc finger 15-like produces MVGLRILLETQKNINRGPQVINKVTMIKTSFSPTNSSLYSPSTLPAITFLDSCFLCKQRLLPGKDIYMYKGDRAFCSVDCRCRQIFMDEESVRRKNCSSSRSLGVGASSSRHAHRRGIRNQADGFVY; encoded by the exons atggtgggTTTGAGGATTCTACTTGAAACCCAGAAGAACATAAACAGAGGTCCACAAGTCATCAATAAAGTTACAATGATCAAGACTTCCTTTTCACCTACTAATTCATCTCTATATTCTCCATCAACTCTTCCGGCCATCACTTTTCTCGACTCCTGTTTTCTCTGTAAGCAAAGACTCTTGCCTGGCAAAGACATCTACATGTACAA AGGAGATAGAGCGTTCTGCAGCGTAGATTGCAGGTGTAGACAGATTTTCATGGACGAAGAGAGTGTACGGAGGAAGAACTGCAGTTCATCGAGATCTCTTGGAGTTGGAGCATCTTCGTCTCGTCATGCCCATCGCAGAGGGATCAGAAACCAAGCGGATGGATTCGTGTACTGA